agctgcacacatgacagatcaactaagcaatatgatgacttgtgagagggctgtctgtaatcgcgcaccaaacgactctaaatcaaaacacagacttaacattacgatgggttccagtgttaagagagagctttacttcctgcttttttaaaacaatcacaTCTTAATGATGAAAGCGCGCCCgggctcggatcgataaaagtacagtgtgagtgtgtGCGTCTGGGGGAGTGCGTctgggaggggtgacaatcgcgctggggcatggtttggtttggataatgtgagtgcaccctaaatgtctaggaggagtttgttaaagtacgaagcctttAAAGGcactctaagcgaattgacgcaTTTTAgactataaaacattttttgttacatacggcaaacatctcctcactatctgcttgctgcctgtccgctgatcaaactgtaaaaaaacatgatctctgtagacagctcaggctcggcaatatcaacatagtggccaaacctagcacaacaaaacataacaaagtgttccagccaataaacgacaagaaggatttgggggtgggggttgtgcgcgttcatgaaagcacggacgggagagggagagggagggggaggcgttagctacgctctgtttgtttgaaaacagttcaaacatcaacaggaagtgacgtcgcacattattcgcttagagagcctttaagataaaaagataaaatttgcacagaaatctcagcgaaaattaaaaatgacttcctgtggggtttaaagcttggctccaagagactttATTGTAGGTCTTGTGGTGATTTATGATCCTACCGCAATTCGTATCTGTATGTTTAATGTAGCAGGGGGGCTGCTCTCTTGATATTTTATAGGTGgggctatcgagccatttttacaggCCGACATCTGAAGCCTATGGCAGATTAAAATTTTCgtcacttctgacgcgtgtgcagagtttcatgagttttcgagcatgtttaggccctcaaaaatgctaTTCATTTTGGAGAAGAAAAAAAGAAGaactgagcaaaaacaatagggctttgcacccacggtgcaggccattctggccttcTCCTCGTTTTTTTAATAACCAAGTCAATATAAAAAAGCTCCAAGTAAACAAAAGTGATTGTCAGTTTATCCAGAAGTATGTGGCTTTAGTTAGAAGgttaatgtgtgttttataagtGTAAGATGCTGCTATTGCTAATATTAGCTGTATCTGGTGCGTTGCAGGAGGACTTGTGCTGAGAGATTTTAACATGGCACATTCCTTCAGATTAATGCTGTGTTGAGGCAGATGTTTCATCATTTCCTCCCTTACACGAAATATCCTTACCACATGTATTGCATTTGGCAATACTACAGtcttttattttcacaaactttaaccaaaCTTTTGAACATTTGCTGCAGTCAGTCATAGTGCAGAGTGTAATGAACTGCACATGTGCGTAATGGGATAAGGTTCTTGTGCAGGTCCTAGCAGATATGTTCAAGCCATTTTCCTTCATAAGAATTATGCTCTGGCACGGACTCAATTGTGTGTGGCTCATTACCTAATGCCATCTCCAGACCAGGGCTTGACATAGCCTGGGAGGTTGATGGTTCCGTGTCAGAGCATTGGTTATTTTTGGGTGGGTTAGGCCttaatttaaaggcggagtccacgatgtttgaaaaacgcgttggaaaaggagacgggccgactaccaaaacacacttatagccaatcaaatcaaatcaaatgccgggttgcgtatgtgtggggcgggtctatcaacagaaggtccagattctattggggtaggggcgtgtttgtttaggtgatttcaaatatcaacattggctttcaaacatcatggactccgcctttaacattaacgaaaatgttttcaattgttcTTTTCATCTTCTCATCCGCTGCTACATCCACTCTGTTTATCTGCTGGgccaagattttttttcagtcGTACCATGGAAAAATTAGGTTGCACTCTAAAGCCCTGATAAGCATTTACGACAATGTGTACACAAAATTCACTTCTTTCTCGTGTCTTTACcagacacatacatacacacaaagCAATCTCGGCATgtattcttgtaaaaaatgatgAATGTCCCTCCACACGGGATTCGCTCTTAAAGCGACAAGTAGCCCTTATTTTTTCAGCCTGTGactggaaaaacattatgatCCAAACTCTGAGTCTTGTGTTGTGGAATGTTTACCTTGTTCAACACATGAAGTCATAAACCAATACAGTTCGAAATGATTTTAATATCTTGCAAAAGGCACTTTCGTCTGCACAATTCAGACTGCGCAGAGAAAAGGCAACCTTCAACTCTGGGCTCAAGCGTTTATACTCAGCTGCTAGACACGTACACATGTTTATTCACAGGCTGTACATGATGTACAGAAGATTAAGTCTAATCAGTAAGACAGTAATTTTCCATCGCTATATATCACATAGCCAAATAaacttaaagctcacgtaacataAGCCGTTTTTGCAtgtctgatgttaatctggagtacctatagagtagtatgacatactttatatctctgaagagtctttagtttaatcagatttataaaagaaagattagctttaccgaatctttccgataacgtacaaaaaaatgaagaaggaggagttattaccacgggaggagcgagtacgagtcatgcaacactatgcaacactgtttaacttatgattcactacatgttcgtgtcatttatataatatgcatgcacatatttccaacataagacagaagtcttacttaccgcatgcaactcatgacccagttgggaaaatccaccgcatcaaacacacacacaaaactccgctgctaccccggataataaactatatccattgtttccataaggctggatttcttctccttacatccaaaaacacttcttcattcgtgcaattgttgagttttgaaattaaacaaagttgtcgcgtgatgtgaatgCTTGTAAggtctagcgtctcccgctgattgacgggtgggcggggtttttggtgcccatataaagaagtgatacgtatcgaaaacccctgaaacgtcagttggacctgttATCGAAAAAAACGTTCAGAAACTTGTACCAACCCtggtgaagtgcattcggcacagaaatatatgtaacacgcccaactgcttttttgacattttgcctacgtttagcatgaggaaacaacttaCTTTGTTAACTTATGCAGCTTATACCATAAAACTCTTATGACACTTGTGATCTATTGAATCATTAAATGGTGACTAGATCCAGTGTGGAGATAGGCAGGAACAGTTGGCTTGCATGGAAAtccatatgataaaaaataatgtagTTTTTTTCAACTATCAGTTGATCAGATATTAGTTGATCAGTGAGCGATGACTTGACAGTCAGGTAatgccttttttatttttcttacctaAACCTGGCTTtcttatcaaaataaaaaatagatttCTCCACTGACTACTTGTTTGTCCTAAAGCTGTAATTCACTACCCATATATGTACTGAGAGCTAATCTATGTGAACTATGTATCAGATAATGCTCTTTAACAGTATTCACTCCTCAGAACTATAAATAGACACTTATAATGAAGCCACTGTAATAATGACCAGTTTTCTGTCAGAAGATCTAgcattttatttacaaacattCTAATGTATCATTGTTTTAATTAATCAATATTTCAGGGGACTCATGACTCTTGAAAAAACAACATAGAGCATCTCCCCTGCTCTAAATATAACAATCTCTTTAGTTTATCTTTTCCCTGTTGTCTTCAAAATCCGACTGTACAGAGCAGCATTTCACGCATCTTTAAAATATGCCATTTTCTGCCAGCAATTGGCAGGCATAATTACTGGAATTATGGCGTAATTAATGGCCTTAatctataaatgtaaaaaaaaattctgtgtgGGCATGGCCATTAGGACGTGATTATGTAAGTGTGCGTATTAGacgtagaggtcgaccgatatgctttttctctggccgatgccgattttttagaaatcagggcggccgatatgtttggccgattttctatatgtacataataatcaaaatgttctcatcattattagcagatattttaaatgcaaaaatgtcactatttaagtcaaagtatttaaaaatatatgactggtctttctgaagagttttacaacctcctctgcaccatgcatttatcagacacagatattacctgacactctgctgtcataatctttgatcagttttttaccatggcttttattgctttgtaggataaaatccttatttggtagacctgataaaatatttattcatcataaagttaacatagtaaatgtctatggtttttagttaagactgttatttagggcaaatctttctaaacacatttacattctcatttctgagacgctataagtgactgattgtgctgacagtgacgtcttgtgagtttagtgttgggacagatctgttgtttcaaccgttcattcaaacgaatccgttcaaaggagtcagttcgcaaatcggacgcgctgtgttgtaatccaggctgagcagcgcaaaactgtaaacaaagtcttactgtaacaacacgaaaaacatgttctttgtggatatgatttggtcttccgacctttcgccatcgagtcagttttgtttgagtaataaaagcagggagacagaaagcgtgcacacgcggctcttctctctctgtcacgcaaacaaaactcatcatcactcattaatcacatgaaatgagcctaatctttgcacggacagtgcaccgcgagacataagcccgtcgcgctgttgtactggctgcttaattcgcgcgaTCCGCCATCATTTAGTAAAGCTGTTTGTAAACAAGGCATGGCTGCACACACACAAGACGGGAGCGATCTGCTTGCAacaagaggcagcgtcacgagttctacaacagcgcttaggtgcccgcagatgcgcctgcctattaatctgcctaattttgcagcaaaatcggccaaagccgatttttaaaaatatgccaaaaatcggccaattaatcggccggccgataaatcggtcgacctctaattAGAcgaatgttgttttttatacaTAGCCATActgatttaaataaatgtacaatttcCCCTTATGTTATTTTATATCCATATGACTTTTTATTCACCGTTTTTATCCACTATAAAtcgtaaaacaaaaaagaattaTAGACCTTCTTTTACACAACACTACTGAATGTTTAGAATGCTTGTTCCATAATGGGAACTGGTTTTAGGAATCTGACTACTCTGGTTtatattggttatcctggctaTTTTTGCAGATAAACTGGCTTGGCATCTAATCTGTCTTTTCTCTGTACCCACAGGTTGTGAGCTCTTTTGAGTGGTGCCATGAACAGTTCGAGTGCTAGCCATGCAGAGAAACTTAGGGCCCCATCTTCCTCCTCTTCGTCTCGTCCCTCAGTGGCCCCTAAGCTGCAGGTGCAACGCTCACTTTCTCGAGATACCATTACTATACACTTTTCTGCAAAGGGaaatgaggaagaggaggaggaagaggagctGTACAGGTTGGCTCTTTCGCCTTCCATTCTTGAAACTGAAGATCAGAGTATAATAACTGCTCAGGAGGCTAGTGAGGAGCTCCTCTCTGAAGGATTAGAGGTAGACATTGTTAAAGAAGAACCATCTACCATAGTCCCCCAGATCCACAGCTCTGCCTTGGCTATACAGCATCCCTCCATTAGCCTCTGTTGCTCATCCAATTCTAGTCCTGTTAGCTTTTCATGGCCCTCAGAACAAAAGTTGACTTCCCCCTTGTCTTCTACTCATTCGGCCTCCTACAGCTCATCCCCAGCCAAGTCCTCTGCTCTACCATCAAAACCTTTCCTCAGCCTGGTGAAGTCTCTCTCCACTGAGGTGGAATCTCGTGAGGCACCCCCAGCTGCCCCCCCAGCAATGAGGCATCGTCATCTGATGAAGACCCTAGTTAAGTCTTTATCCACTGACACAACCCGACCTGAACCAGAGTCTTCATCTGCTACCCGGCCCCAAGATTCACGCCTAAATCTGCATCTTTTCAAACCATTCACTCAACCTCGTGTTCCCCCTGCCAGTGGAGATTCAAAAACTGCTCCTTCTTCCCCCCTTACCTCACCCGACAGCCGCTCCTTCTTTAAGGTTCAGGAGGTGGAGGCACGTATTGAAGACACAAAGCGGCGCCTATCAGAGGTCATGTGTGAGCCCCTTCAGCTGCTCAGCAAAATCATTGGTGAGGAATCTAGTAGTGTCAGCACAAACACTTCCACATCCACAACAGCAGGAGTCTCCTACCGGTCCAGAAACCTTTCCTCGAGTGCCTCTGACCTCTCCAATCTGTCTGCCCTCAATGGCCACTCGGAAAGTAACAACAACTACTGCATCAAGGAAGAGGAAGACCTGGAGGCTGACAGTCCTCAAGAGGGTGCAGCCATTAAATTGCCTTTGCACAGATCACCCTCACTAGGTTTGGATAGGTGTTTCATGTCAACTCTTGCCCGTCAGGAAGATGAAGAATTCTGCGAGCTCTACACTGACGACTTTGAGCTCTGCACTGACACAGAGCTGGATGGAAAGGGCCTTTATCCATCACAGGTTCGACGAGAGAGTACTGGGGGATGCAGTGAAGAACCAACTGAAGGAggagaagaagaggaagaagaagaTGAGTCTCCAGAAGTACCTCACAATGGACTGATTCTTCTAATATCTTTAGTCTATGGTTGCTTTGTGTTGCCACTCCCTACCTACGTGGGTTGGTTGTTAATAGGAATAGTGTCAGGGTTCATGGTGGCAATACTTGTTGTGTGGTTATCTGCAAGGCACAGATCTTCAAGAAGTCGTCATGGCAGCTGGTTCAGAAAAGAGCAATGGAATCGAGTTCCTCTGGATATCAAAGAACCAGGCATCTACAAGGTGGGTCCCAGCCTGCTACTGCTGTCATTTCTAGAAATACtacatttaaattataaatgcaaaataatagcAATGAAAGCAAAACAAATTGTCGACCAGAGACAGAAAGCAAGCTTATCATGGTACTCCTAGGTACTCAATAATATTGTATTTTTCAGAAAGGCATGTGTGACCTGTCCTGGCAAAATGAGTCGCAATAAGAAAATGTGCAAAAATTAGTGGTTTATATTTTCACGTTCTTTTCACAAAATAACTTTATAAATGATAATCATTTGTTGGAATCGTACAAAAACTGACAGAGCTACGCCTGTTTAAAGTCGACTGAGCCAGCAAtgttaattttgtgaaaatcaagttaactttttttttaggATTCAAAACAAAATCACCTAGCAATCACATGTTTaaataggggagagcaggggtgaaagtaaacagggttcccacgggtccttgaaatccttgaaagtttgtgaatctgggtgggggggattcaaggccctgggaagtttttggaaatatacatacatacagatacaggtcattgaaagtgcttgaatctgttttatgcaagaagttttctgggaaaaaatccatattattccctgtttAGTGTAGGAaatatcatacaaattctagactttttaagcacatgtgctaaactgtttgctttaaatgcttatatcttctgtatgcgtatgttgattcataccaaaatgcttttttgcatagtggtgtttgacacatgaaaacgtctcaggttacgtatgtaaccgttgttccctgagaagtgaacgagacgctgcatctcctttgccatacttcctgcctccctgtaacgctgtctttaatgatatttcagatagcaatgtTGTTTAGCCTCACCATTCAGTGTTTCCCCTACGCGCCTCTCTTCCACATAACATCTGTTTatcatataaatgtattaactaacattgacGAACAATGAATGGGCAATATATTTGtgtatgcatatatatatatatctctatctatatatatacaCCCCCCCCCAAGCTGTCAACCTAGGGAaaacacttacccctggaagcatccccaaagtgtcaccgcagtgacaatgtatcttaaaaggtaacacaatgtaaccttgctctcacttgaaatgtgtccccacatttagtctttgaatttgagggtattggacctggaaagtcctctCCTTAGAGGGAAAGTTAACTGTCTTTGTCTTCCAACATGCTGTTTTGCAAATGGAATTCAATTGGATGTTGGGGTGGAAATGTTAAAGAGTTTCCAAAACCTAATGCATATTAACATTCTGGACATCAAAATTGAAACACGTAGATACCAAACATGGTCTAGATATGATTTGGGTTAAGTAATactaaacattcatttaaaccAGTTTTGGTTCATATATTGAAATAACATGAACACCAAGAACATAATCCATGATAAGATTAGATATATTTGATTAAGACATTCCCCTTAAACATTTATAAGTGAATACATGCATGACTAAATAGAAAGTTTCTCTGTCACAAAATCTCCCACATTCTTTTGTGGTTGTAAAACTTTAATCTTGAAGTGTTGCCACAGTCACGAGGCCTGTTTCTGCTTCTGTTAAAAGCAATTTGGGGGTAGTGTAATGGTGCTTcccattcatttttaatgggtgacgtcatgcgttgccgaacttaATTGTGGATCTGTCTGTGCCGCGTCAGTGCTGTTGCtcgtggcagaagttgaacatttctcaacttttaaaGCGTCAACGCGTGCGTcggccaatcagatcgccttatacaaataacctaggcagagccagccattTACGTTTATGGTAGACCgaagcatgtgttgcggccactgtaattggctgttggctatggtttagacaagccttccgtcaaagcgttaacgctttagctccgtgtgaatgtaccgtaacagacagcaaaggctggaacacgggcgtagCAGGGGGTCTCTGTAGCacacaaacatgtacgcacatgtacgagagttggtaagTATATAAGTCGGCTATTTTCGATTGCTTCAAAagtgcatgcggtgaacttttaaatactcctcctagggaattaatgcgattgacaccaaacgtgttaaacatgatgtcgagacattgcacttgctaaattgtgaataaatttttgatatctcgaacacatttatggcgaaatcagagaaacaggaagtgtctaatatctaaggcaaaaaaaaatcttattgtGATGTAGTGTTGTTGAAATATTGGTATTTTCAATACATATCTGTACTGAACATTTAAAACGATTACAATACTTGTGTCCCGTGGAATCTATTTTTTTTGTTACTCTGTGAACACCAGCTGCGCGTTCTcactctctttttctttcaaacaacgtgcgcacacacacagtgtaAGTGAATGCAGTGCCCCGCCTCCTCTCCTGGTTTCCTTCGCTCTGGTTTAACAGTACAAGAAATCCAAGCAGTAGTGCTGTGTGGGGTTTTTTTCAGATGCGAGTGAAATAAACATTGGAAGCTGAAGGACACAAGTGAAGTAAGCCAAATATGTGTTGCTACAGAGCCGTGTGCTAACACCGCTAGCAAAACACTTGAATGACCGACGCAGACGAGAGATTGATAATCATCACTAATTATTAATTATAGACTTCCCAAATTGTTGTTGATATGCGTGTTTGCCTGTAATGATCCAAGTATTTATTAACCCTTATATGTCCTTCAGTGaggtttatttttacatttgtttatcatataaatgttaatatattgacattaactaacaaaaAGCAACACATTTGTTAAGTAATTGTTTTTTACTGTTATACAACTGTTTATGCTAGATAATCTTAagatacaacttttgattttaattagtaaatgtattagagaatgttgaaattaacattacattaataaATGTGAGTATATTTCATTGTTAATCAATTTAACACATGGAACATTACCAATAACTAGATGGTaaattagtttattttaaaggcctgaagaaaaacaaaaatatttcctaATGTGTGATAGGCCTATTTCTGTTATGGCATCCGACAGAAGCTGATGAGAATAAATCTGCAATGACCTTGTAGTCATGATAAAGTGACTTGTTATATTTGTcttataataaaacaataactaTAAAGTTTAAGGCCTTAATGCTGTGGCAGATTTTCCCTTCTGGTACCAGAAATGGCACAGTATTGAAAACCGGGAAATTTCCAGGTATAGTACAGAATTTAGAAATTCTAGTAGCGTGACAACACAATTGTGATTGTCGCACCCCACGCAGGGTGTATGTTTGGCCAAAgcatcgcatcgatgtgcctattgtgagtcccGGGCATAGCACCACCAACAGGCGCTAGGAAATGGTtaacagggttcccatgggtccttgaaatccttgaaagtgtGTGAGTCTGGGGGAAAAGAGTtgaaggccctgggaagtttttgaaaatatacatacatagatacaagtcattgaaagtgcttaaatctattttaggaaagaagttttctggaaaaaattcatattattccctgtgtaatgtagaataatcataaaaattctagttcACGtcctaaactgttcactttaaatgcttatatcttctgtatgcgaatgttgatgtaactgttgttccatgagaagggaacaagacgctgcatctcccttgccatacttccagcgtccctgtaacgccgtctttggcaatatttcagatagcgatatacttcctggctcccgcgtcaccctgtctttgttgttaagcctcatcattggttgaatttgatgtaCACTTTCAGACGCAcgtacccctggaggcgtccccaaagtgttaccgcagtgatgcagcgcaagttctctcaaaagggaactgtaacaatgtatcttaaaaggtaccAAGCTGTAACCTTGCTCTGACCTGAAATGTGGCCCCACATTTAGTcattgaatttgagggtattggacctggaaaatccttgaaaggtccttgaatatgaagttaactaaagtgtgggaaccctgtgttaAGTGTGGACCAAAAGGTCAGACAAAGGTGTGTCTCTAAAGTGGCTCACTAgcacccccgtttgtctaaaatgtgagGTTTCTTTTAccgtccccaaatgggtcagtaacaacattaaatagtccactgatatttacccacttgatgcacttgcccaccgtgcatcgttttctcggaggcactgTATAgcgattaaaaaaaatgtgcgaGGGCCggccatcactgcttgcagctatatttgttAAGTAACTAAGGGGCTGTTtccaggaccaggattagcttaatccaggactaggccttagtttaattaggaaatataactagttttaacaaacatgccttactaaattactaacttacattacttttgtgcattttgaggtaaaacaaagggcactgatgtatttaaagatatgtaagtgcaagttgttttcagagctcttaaaagtgggactagtctaatccctgtccgggaaaccgcccctaaatgtatAACCTATTGAAACTTTGCATACTTTTCTGTGACATTTAGGCAGTTAGAATGTATGGTATTAAATTAAGtatattaatcatattaaaatattaaattataatgtACATTAACCCGGCAACATAAAAccgtaaaatgtaaaaaaaaaatgtagcatTAATGATTGGGGAAAAAACATACAGACCATTATTTAAAAGATATATTATCAAAGTATCCCTAAACCTTATGTCAGCTGTCTCCCACTGAGCAGGCAAAAGGTGACAGGTGCCAAGAAATTAAAACTTTTGTACTCGCATTCGTCAActgtagttgtttttaattgtgctttataaataaattgagaTTTGAGACTtgaattaaaactttaataatgttaaagtgcAGAAAAAAACTTGGGGGAAACCAGAACCAGGAGGGTCAGTTGTTCTTGATGAATAAGGCAAACTAGCAAGATAAGCAGGCAGATATTAAAAGGTCAGTTTCTGCTTCTGATTGACTCTGGCTATGACTGTTACCAGCATAAGGATGAGCATCGGGCTTAACCGGAACTCAGATGAACTTCAGGCCGGAGCTGGGTCTTTTGGTCTCGGGTGTTTTCGGGAACCCTAAGATGAGACATAAAGATAAACCAATCTAATAACAGTGTAGAAGCTTGCATATACTGGTAAAGTTATGCCATACCGTATGATGGATGGCTGTGTTCAGTTTCAGTCAAACTAACTATTGAATTAATTTAGACAATTAATTAAGTATATGCTTgattaaagaaataaatctttagtttagACTTGAACTAGTCTAACCTAGAAATTAAAGGTAGTGTGGCACAGTGGATAAAGATTCAAGCAAATAATCTAAAGGTTTGGCATATGGTAtctaaaacattacatttgtggACTTGTGActtattgcattgcattgtttttTGCTTAAGTGAGGCATATGTTCTGTTGTTAAATGTGACTTTATCTacaagggctggatgaatgagaTCTACTGCTATGACCCAGAGACGTATCACGCCACACACACTCACTCTGTGTATGTGCGCCTGGAGGGTTCCGTTCTGCGACTGTCCAAACCGAACCGCAATATCCCCCGTCGAGCAACTTTCAACGAGCCCAAACCTGATGTCACCTATGTTAGCCAGAAAATCTATGACCTCACCAACAGTAAGGTAGGTCCCAGACAACATGTCTTTGTAGAATGTTTTTTACTTggttttaatctgtttaaagagcacatatgttgtttatattttacctgGTCTGTTTTCATAGTGTTTGTACTAGTGAAGCATCGAAATTAAGGCCAACAAAAAAGTCAGCCGGCATTATCGGTTTTCAACAGAAAGATAAATACATCAGGAAATATAAAACGGAAATAAAAGGCACTTGGACTCTCCCGTCAGTGCTAAGCCACTCTCACAGCACTACAAAGCAAAGTAGCAGCAGTgtgcaaatatttaaaatgacacacaaGTTTTGCGTAATACACAACTGCTCATGATCACACTTTGGCTCGAATTCCAATCCGAAGTGATCATCCCTATGCCCTATTTCCTTTTGAAGATCAGAAGTCTTGGTGTGTAAActctagagcaggggtctccaaccttttcgtaagcaagggctaccacaatagaTAAAACAACTGAATATCTgcttttttgatatagtctactcaaaacctttttgttttacttgttgattttattttattttacttgttgatatgttaatcattgtttaaaatgttaatatacACGAAAGAAGCAATTTTTCCtctttgttttctttaattgcttgtgtattttGTATTCTATAAATTTCAGCTGTTTATCTTGCTCATCAAGTCTTTTAGTAAGAGTCTAAGCATCATAAATTGCTTGGTTGGTACAGTAACTCCCTCTGTctgtttacttttatttttcttctttgtCTTTTTTGCGGTTCAGACTTGGTAATGTTGTGTGCTCATgttgaactttggcagatttttcCTTTATTGCTTCCACTTCTTCCTCATCACGT
This window of the Misgurnus anguillicaudatus chromosome 19, ASM2758022v2, whole genome shotgun sequence genome carries:
- the tex2 gene encoding testis-expressed protein 2 isoform X1 codes for the protein MNSSSASHAEKLRAPSSSSSSRPSVAPKLQVQRSLSRDTITIHFSAKGNEEEEEEEELYRLALSPSILETEDQSIITAQEASEELLSEGLEVDIVKEEPSTIVPQIHSSALAIQHPSISLCCSSNSSPVSFSWPSEQKLTSPLSSTHSASYSSSPAKSSALPSKPFLSLVKSLSTEVESREAPPAAPPAMRHRHLMKTLVKSLSTDTTRPEPESSSATRPQDSRLNLHLFKPFTQPRVPPASGDSKTAPSSPLTSPDSRSFFKVQEVEARIEDTKRRLSEVMCEPLQLLSKIIGEESSSVSTNTSTSTTAGVSYRSRNLSSSASDLSNLSALNGHSESNNNYCIKEEEDLEADSPQEGAAIKLPLHRSPSLGLDRCFMSTLARQEDEEFCELYTDDFELCTDTELDGKGLYPSQVRRESTGGCSEEPTEGGEEEEEEDESPEVPHNGLILLISLVYGCFVLPLPTYVGWLLIGIVSGFMVAILVVWLSARHRSSRSRHGSWFRKEQWNRVPLDIKEPGIYKGWMNEIYCYDPETYHATHTHSVYVRLEGSVLRLSKPNRNIPRRATFNEPKPDVTYVSQKIYDLTNSKIYLVPQGLARKRVWNKKYPICVELARQDDFMSKAHGDKTEVMEEKTSAAGDRTEGLCTSEEPKKAYTEPVLYLFGRTGRDKEEWFRRMLFASKLKSEVIKSSGLPISLSYSRRCSRGSLDEGIQSHPRQKDLGASVKQKVLEYNIYMAKYVSQSTVSPVTSPVQSAGSSPGTVKKFPASGGQESEAWVNALLGRIFWDFLGEKYWADMVSKKIQKKLSKIRLPYFMNELTLTELDMGMSIPKILSSSKPSVDYRGLWIDLEISYTGSFLMSLETKMNLTRLGKEGEGIGEQGKEGLRQRTYFLADSDEESSSAGSSDEEDTAEVPEPSGLEGYSVGHRPSKIMRFVDKITKSKYFQKATETEFIKKKMEEVSNTPLLLTVEVQECHGTLAVNIPPPPTDRIWYGFRRPPQLELKARPKLGEREVTFAHVTDWIEKKLDQEFQKIFVMPNMDDVWLPIMHSAMDTRSNTTKDEEQPDPEESLEDM
- the tex2 gene encoding testis-expressed protein 2 isoform X2, yielding MNSSSASHAEKLRAPSSSSSSRPSVAPKLQVQRSLSRDTITIHFSAKGNEEEEEEEELYRLALSPSILETEDQSIITAQEASEELLSEGLEVDIVKEEPSTIVPQIHSSALAIQHPSISLCCSSNSSPVSFSWPSEQKLTSPLSSTHSASYSSSPAKSSALPSKPFLSLVKSLSTEVESREAPPAAPPAMRHRHLMKTLVKSLSTDTTRPEPESSSATRPQDSRLNLHLFKPFTQPRVPPASGDSKTAPSSPLTSPDSRSFFKVQEVEARIEDTKRRLSEVMCEPLQLLSKIIGEESSSVSTNTSTSTTAGVSYRSRNLSSSASDLSNLSALNGHSESNNNYCIKEEEDLEADSPQEGAAIKLPLHRSPSLGLDRCFMSTLARQEDEEFCELYTDDFELCTDTELDGKGLYPSQVRRESTGGCSEEPTEGGEEEEEEDESPEVPHNGLILLISLVYGCFVLPLPTYVGWLLIGIVSGFMVAILVVWLSARHRSSRSRHGSWFRKEQWNRVPLDIKEPGIYKGWMNEIYCYDPETYHATHTHSVYVRLEGSVLRLSKPNRNIPRRATFNEPKPDVTYVSQKIYDLTNSKIYLVPQGLARKRVWNKKYPICVELARQDDFMSKAHGDKTEVMEEKTSAAGDRTEGLCTSEEPKKAYTEPVLYLFGRTGRDKEEWFRRMLFASKLKSEVIKSSGLPISLSYSRRCSRGSLDEGIQSHPRQKDLGASVKQKVLEYNIYMAKYVSQSTVSPVTSPVQSAGSSPGTVKKFPASGGQESEAWVNALLGRIFWDFLGEKYWADMVSKKIQKKLSKIRLPYFMNELTLTELDMGMSIPKILSSSKPSVDYRGLWIDLEISYTGSFLMSLETKMNLTRLGKEGEGIGEQGKEGQRTYFLADSDEESSSAGSSDEEDTAEVPEPSGLEGYSVGHRPSKIMRFVDKITKSKYFQKATETEFIKKKMEEVSNTPLLLTVEVQECHGTLAVNIPPPPTDRIWYGFRRPPQLELKARPKLGEREVTFAHVTDWIEKKLDQEFQKIFVMPNMDDVWLPIMHSAMDTRSNTTKDEEQPDPEESLEDM